Proteins encoded by one window of Halomonas chromatireducens:
- a CDS encoding LysM peptidoglycan-binding domain-containing protein — translation MNDLFLTSTGPKQLGTVTRLVSAGLLVFALSGTAIAQQDEEAGDAEAAQQTDETTVESTDAPVEENEVTEDADDETNDEQATDAQADELTARLEERGAQLRQAQRELTALRARLPQEEGGDLDLDSAVNSARLTAEAIRSARSELLQAGGSDAALEENIDQLIAELARDQALVARGRGDTLYEVRRGETLAGIAGRYYGNSNRWEAIHEANAHVLRNPDLVWPGLTLVLPR, via the coding sequence ATGAACGATCTTTTCCTTACGTCGACGGGGCCGAAACAACTCGGGACGGTTACCCGTTTGGTGAGCGCCGGCCTGCTGGTGTTCGCCCTCTCGGGAACAGCCATCGCTCAGCAGGATGAGGAGGCGGGTGATGCCGAAGCGGCCCAGCAGACCGACGAAACAACGGTGGAGTCGACGGACGCCCCCGTTGAAGAGAACGAGGTGACAGAAGATGCGGATGACGAGACTAACGACGAGCAGGCCACGGATGCGCAAGCCGATGAGCTGACGGCCCGCCTGGAAGAGCGCGGGGCTCAGTTGCGCCAGGCCCAGCGTGAGCTGACCGCACTGCGCGCGCGCCTGCCACAAGAGGAGGGTGGCGACCTCGATCTCGATTCTGCCGTCAACTCGGCTCGTCTCACGGCTGAGGCGATTCGTTCTGCGCGCAGTGAGCTGCTTCAGGCCGGCGGCAGCGATGCAGCGCTGGAAGAGAACATCGACCAGCTCATTGCGGAATTGGCACGAGACCAGGCACTGGTCGCTCGTGGTCGCGGTGATACGCTATACGAGGTGCGGCGGGGAGAGACCCTGGCAGGTATCGCGGGGCGCTATTATGGCAACAGCAATCGCTGGGAGGCGATTCATGAAGCCAATGCTCATGTGTTGCGCAATCCGGACCTGGTCTGGCCGGGCCTGACGCTGGTACTGCCCCGCTGA
- the glnH gene encoding glutamine ABC transporter substrate-binding protein GlnH: MKQLLTWSALGLSLAIASAATADKLIVATDTAFVPFEFMQDGEYVGFDIDMWAAIAEENGWEYELRPMDFSGIIPALQTNQVDVALAGITIREDRAEVIDFSDGYYDSGFTLMVPIDSEIETTDDLAGKRIALRMGTSAADYAQEHFNETELRLLPNIDNAYLELRSGRVDAAMHDTPNVLYYIATAGDGEVKAVGEQMMAHEYGIGFPKGSELVEDVNASLAAMRDDGRYDEIYEKWFGSRPGE, encoded by the coding sequence ATGAAACAGTTGCTTACCTGGTCCGCTCTCGGTCTGTCACTGGCCATTGCCTCTGCCGCCACAGCCGACAAGCTCATCGTCGCAACCGACACCGCTTTCGTGCCCTTCGAGTTCATGCAGGATGGCGAATACGTCGGCTTCGACATCGACATGTGGGCCGCCATCGCCGAAGAAAATGGATGGGAGTACGAGCTCCGTCCCATGGACTTCTCGGGCATCATCCCCGCGCTGCAGACCAATCAGGTCGACGTTGCCCTGGCCGGCATCACCATCCGCGAGGACCGAGCCGAGGTCATCGATTTTTCCGACGGCTACTACGACAGCGGTTTCACCCTGATGGTCCCGATCGATAGCGAGATCGAAACCACCGATGACCTGGCCGGCAAGAGAATTGCCCTGCGCATGGGCACCTCTGCCGCCGACTATGCCCAGGAGCACTTCAACGAGACCGAGCTACGCCTGCTGCCCAATATCGACAACGCCTATCTGGAACTGCGCTCGGGCCGCGTCGACGCCGCCATGCACGACACACCCAACGTGCTCTATTACATCGCGACCGCCGGCGATGGCGAGGTCAAGGCCGTCGGCGAGCAGATGATGGCTCATGAGTACGGCATCGGCTTTCCCAAGGGCAGCGAGCTGGTCGAAGACGTGAACGCATCGCTCGCCGCCATGCGTGACGATGGCCGCTACGACGAAATCTATGAAAAGTGGTTCGGTTCCCGTCCGGGTGAGTGA
- the glnP gene encoding glutamine ABC transporter permease GlnP, translating into MNTDWSVIATFMPQLLNGAKMTLFITLVGLSGGMVVGAIAGLMRTYGNWLLNYTAMIYIEVIRGTPIVVQVMFLYFALPVLASIRIDPLTAAMIAIIINAGAYIAEIVRGSLQSISRGLAEAGLALGLPRWKVLVHIVGPLAFRRLIPPLGNQFIISLKDTSLFIVIGVSELTRTGQEIMAANFRAVEIWSAIAVMYLIMTGSLTLMLRYIERRMKIL; encoded by the coding sequence ATGAATACAGATTGGTCCGTCATCGCCACCTTCATGCCGCAGTTGCTGAACGGTGCCAAGATGACCCTTTTCATCACCCTGGTCGGGCTGTCCGGCGGCATGGTGGTCGGCGCAATAGCCGGCCTCATGCGCACCTACGGCAACTGGCTGCTCAACTACACGGCTATGATCTACATCGAGGTGATCCGCGGAACGCCGATCGTGGTTCAGGTGATGTTCCTTTACTTCGCGCTGCCGGTGCTGGCCAGTATTCGCATCGACCCTCTGACGGCGGCGATGATCGCCATCATCATCAATGCCGGTGCCTATATCGCCGAGATCGTCCGTGGTTCGCTGCAATCGATCAGCCGAGGGCTTGCCGAGGCCGGTCTGGCGCTCGGCCTGCCGCGATGGAAGGTACTGGTGCATATCGTCGGTCCGCTGGCGTTTCGCCGGCTGATTCCCCCGCTCGGCAACCAGTTCATCATCAGTCTCAAGGACACGTCGCTGTTCATCGTGATCGGTGTCAGTGAGCTGACCCGGACCGGCCAGGAGATCATGGCAGCCAATTTCCGTGCCGTGGAGATATGGAGCGCCATCGCGGTGATGTACTTGATCATGACGGGTTCCCTCACCCTGATGCTGCGCTACATCGAGAGAAGGATGAAGATCCTATGA
- a CDS encoding ABC transporter permease, which produces MFRQLSARFGGPLAVAILTLLGIWLIVMVTLPQLQMIDYSLRPNLLPAQVGGPEDRLTIANYATLFNNDIHRAIFFKTLWSSVLVTVLTLIVSYPLAWYLAKVATPRQAALCILLLIIPFWINEILRTYSWFIILAFRGPLNEVLLMLGLIDRPIRFLSGDAGVMVGMVYAYILFMVFPVYNAIESLDDNQVRAARDLGAGTVRTHRRIVIPHAKPGIATGCIMTFMLAAGSYAVPALLGSPGSRWFTQIIYNWFFEGGNWNQGAAYAFLLLVLCIGFMSLVMKIFKVGLGDIAK; this is translated from the coding sequence ATGTTTCGTCAGCTTAGCGCTCGTTTCGGTGGGCCGCTGGCGGTAGCCATCCTCACGCTGCTCGGCATCTGGCTGATCGTGATGGTGACCCTGCCGCAGCTGCAGATGATCGACTATTCGCTGCGACCCAACCTGCTGCCGGCCCAGGTCGGGGGGCCAGAGGATCGGTTGACCATCGCCAACTACGCGACGCTGTTCAACAACGATATCCATCGCGCCATCTTCTTCAAGACCCTCTGGTCGAGCGTACTGGTCACGGTGTTGACCCTTATCGTCAGCTATCCGCTGGCCTGGTATCTGGCCAAGGTGGCCACCCCACGCCAGGCGGCGCTCTGTATCCTGTTGCTGATCATTCCCTTCTGGATCAACGAGATCCTGCGCACCTACTCCTGGTTCATCATCCTGGCGTTTCGCGGACCCCTCAACGAGGTCCTGCTGATGCTGGGCCTGATCGACCGCCCGATCCGCTTTCTCAGCGGTGACGCGGGAGTGATGGTGGGCATGGTCTACGCCTACATCCTGTTCATGGTCTTTCCGGTCTACAACGCCATCGAGAGCCTCGACGACAACCAGGTGCGCGCGGCGCGGGACCTGGGCGCCGGCACCGTGCGCACCCACCGGCGCATCGTGATTCCCCATGCCAAGCCGGGCATCGCCACCGGCTGCATCATGACCTTCATGCTCGCCGCCGGCAGCTACGCGGTGCCGGCGCTGCTGGGCTCGCCCGGCAGCCGCTGGTTTACCCAGATCATCTACAACTGGTTCTTCGAGGGCGGCAACTGGAACCAAGGGGCGGCCTACGCCTTCCTGCTGCTGGTGCTATGCATCGGCTTCATGTCGCTGGTGATGAAGATTTTCAAGGTGGGCTTGGGGGACATTGCCAAATGA
- a CDS encoding ABC transporter ATP-binding protein, protein MDGSVRLDEVVMRFGDFTAIEKTSLTIGSGEFFSFLGPSGCGKTTLLNIVSGFLVPSQGQVFIGEEPVAGVPVNRRPTAMIFQNLALFPLMTVFENIEFGLEVRGVGKKQRRETSERLLALVALEGSGPKQVTELSGGQKQRVAIAGARAVAPRVLLLDEPLSALDLKLRQHMRAELKSIQRKTGITFIYITHDQGEALTMSDRVAVMSAGRIQQVADPMTLYRSPATGFVAAFVGENNRLESRLVDREGQRVRLDGGALGELVGSAGEGVSLGNGDRVALYVRPEHLKPVAADAAGPRLEGEIEAVHFEGASVMLETRLTASGEKLRVQLGHEVSRQYADSLTVGQRMTFGYDPADAVVLPDDGSAVVDETTGEMVESRTAAGGAHVSSA, encoded by the coding sequence ATGGACGGTAGCGTTAGATTGGATGAGGTGGTGATGCGCTTCGGCGACTTCACCGCCATCGAGAAGACATCGCTTACGATCGGCTCGGGGGAGTTCTTTAGCTTCCTCGGCCCTTCGGGGTGTGGCAAGACGACCCTGCTCAATATTGTCAGTGGCTTCCTCGTGCCGAGCCAGGGGCAGGTCTTCATCGGCGAGGAGCCGGTCGCCGGCGTCCCGGTCAACCGTCGCCCCACGGCGATGATTTTCCAGAACCTGGCGCTCTTTCCGCTGATGACGGTATTCGAGAACATCGAGTTCGGCCTTGAAGTACGCGGTGTCGGCAAGAAGCAGCGCCGTGAGACGTCCGAGCGATTGCTGGCGCTGGTCGCCCTCGAGGGCAGCGGCCCCAAGCAGGTGACCGAGCTCTCTGGCGGCCAGAAGCAGCGAGTGGCCATCGCCGGGGCGCGGGCGGTGGCGCCCCGGGTGCTGCTGCTCGACGAGCCTCTCTCGGCGCTGGACCTGAAGCTGCGCCAGCATATGCGGGCCGAGCTCAAGTCCATCCAGCGCAAGACCGGTATTACGTTCATCTATATCACCCACGATCAGGGTGAGGCGCTGACCATGTCCGACCGGGTGGCGGTCATGTCGGCGGGGCGGATACAGCAGGTTGCCGATCCCATGACGCTCTATCGCAGCCCGGCGACGGGCTTCGTCGCCGCCTTTGTCGGCGAGAACAATCGTCTCGAGAGCAGGCTCGTGGACCGGGAAGGGCAGCGGGTTCGTCTCGACGGTGGTGCGCTGGGCGAACTCGTCGGCAGCGCGGGGGAGGGCGTTAGCCTGGGGAACGGCGACCGGGTGGCGCTCTACGTTCGACCCGAGCATCTCAAGCCGGTGGCCGCCGATGCCGCCGGGCCTCGGCTCGAGGGGGAAATCGAGGCGGTTCATTTCGAAGGCGCCTCGGTGATGCTGGAGACGCGACTGACGGCCTCCGGCGAGAAGCTGCGGGTCCAGCTTGGCCATGAGGTCTCACGCCAGTATGCCGACTCGCTCACCGTAGGCCAGCGAATGACGTTCGGCTATGACCCGGCGGACGCGGTGGTGCTGCCCGATGATGGCAGCGCCGTGGTCGACGAAACCACCGGCGAGATGGTGGAAAGCCGTACCGCAGCGGGAGGCGCTCATGTTTCGTCAGCTTAG